One Helianthus annuus cultivar XRQ/B chromosome 7, HanXRQr2.0-SUNRISE, whole genome shotgun sequence genomic region harbors:
- the LOC110867754 gene encoding fructan 6-exohydrolase codes for MFLKMTFKGWKPSHVQIRSSTRNRLDKTTNGAFVDIDPQQDEISLGTLIDHSIVESFGGGKTCITARVYPTLAIKDEAHLFAFNNGTESVLITKLSAWSVKKAQINTEIFID; via the exons ATGTTCCTCAAAATGACCTTCAAGGGGTGGAAACCGTCTCATGTTCAAATCCG GTCTTCTACAAGGAACAGGCTTGATAAAACGACAAATGGAGCATTTGTCGACATAGATCCTCAACAAGATGAAATTTCACTTGGAACCTTA ATAGATCACTCGATCGTCGAGAGCTTTGGAGGAGGAAAGACGTGCATCACAGCTAGGGTTTACCCAACATTAGCCATTAAAGACGAAGCCCATTTGTTTGCATTTAACAATGGAACAGAAAGCGTGTTGATCACCAAGCTGAGTGCTTGGAGTGTGAAGAAAGCTCAGATTAACACCGAAATCTTTATTGATTAG